The following proteins are co-located in the Carassius gibelio isolate Cgi1373 ecotype wild population from Czech Republic chromosome A21, carGib1.2-hapl.c, whole genome shotgun sequence genome:
- the gabra6b gene encoding gamma-aminobutyric acid receptor subunit alpha-6 produces MAWIRSCLFLSCVGQVLANPPTETRVYLDNITRVLDRLLDGYDNRLRPGFGGPVTEVKTDIFVTSFGPVSDVEMEYTMDVFFRQTWIDDRLKFEGPIEILRLNNLMVSKIWTPDTFFRNGKRSISHNMTTPNKLFRIMQNGTILYTMRLTINAECPMRLINFPMDGHSCPLKFGSYAYPMSEIVYTWKKGPLFSVEVPQESSSLLQYDLIGQTVSSERLKSNTGEYIVMTVYFHLQRKMGFFLIQTYIPCIMTVILAQVSFWIDKESVPARTVFGITTVLTMTTLSISARHSLPKVSYATAMDWFIAVCFAFVFSSLIEFAAVNYFSTLQANKELRRVNRACAAGRSDGEPVTNPLDPGGVLKKRPNSLSQRDAPDRFSRPPQPDLHQRGSTVPANNLLTGTSIIDKYSRILFPLSFGAFNLVYWIVYLTKDTMESREV; encoded by the exons ATGGCTTGGATTCGCTCGTGTTTGTTCCTCTCTTG TGTTGGGCAGGTGTTGGCAAATCCGCCAACCGAGACGAGGGTATATTTGGATAACATTACGCGCGTTTTGGATAGATTATTAGATGGATATGACAACAGACTCCGACCTGGATTTGGAG GACCTGTCACAGAGGTTAAAACGGACATCTTTGTCACCAGCTTTGGTCCTGTTTCTGATGTGGAAATG GAATACACAATGGATGTGTTTTTTCGGCAAACGTGGATAGACGACCGGCTGAAATTTGAGGGCCCCATTGAGATCCTGCGACTCAACAACCTGATGGTCAGCAAGATCTGGACACCGGACACTTTCTTCCGAAATGGCAAACGTTCTATTTCGCACAACATGACCACCCCCAACAAGCTGTTCCGCATCATGCAGAACGGAACTATTCTGTACACCATGAG GTTAACTATCAATGCTGAGTGTCCCATGCGGCTGATCAATTTTCCAATGGATGGACATTCATGTCCTTTGAAATTCGGCAGCT ATGCCTATCCAATGAGTGAGATTGTCTACACGTGGAAGAAAGGGCCGTTATTTTCGGTGGAGGTTCCTCAGGAGAGTTCCAGCCTGCTTCAGTATGATCTGATTGGACAGACGGTGTCTAGTGAGAGGCTGAAGTCAAACACAG GTGAATACATAGTCATGACGGTGTACTTCCACCTGCAGAGGAAAATGGGTTTCTTCTTGATCCAGACATACATCCCGTGCATTATGACTGTGATCCTGGCACAGGTCTCCTTCTGGATCGACAAAGAGTCAGTACCGGCCAGAACTGTGTTTG GCATCACCACAGTCCTAACCATGACCACACTGAGCATCAGCGCTCGTCACTCGTTACCCAAGGTCTCCTATGCCACCGCCATGGACTGGTTCATCGCCGTCTGCTTCGCGTTCGTCTTCTCATCCCTTATCGAGTTTGCTGCTGTCAACTATTTCTCCACCTTGCAGGCCAATAAGGAGCTTCGGCGGGTCAACAGGGCCTGTGCCGCGGGCAGGAGTGATGGAGAACCTGTTACG AATCCTCTGGACCCTGGAGGTGTGTTGAAGAAAAGGCCTAACTCCCTCTCTCAAAGAGATGCTCCTGACAGGTTCTCCAGACCGCCACAGCCTGATCTCCATCAGCGAGGTTCCACTGTCCCTGCCAACAACCTCCTGACAGGAACTAGTATTATTGACAAGTACTCACGCATCCTTTTTCCTCTGTCGTTTGGGGCCTTCAACCTGGTCTACTGGATCGTTTATCTCACCAAAGACACCATGGAGTCCAG